One genomic region from Bradyrhizobium icense encodes:
- a CDS encoding ABC transporter substrate-binding protein yields MKQREISRRSVLQGSLMASALAGTASYFGPWKENRVWAQGAAKPIKLGLTCDASGQYGNSGQDDLRGIQMAIDEANAKGGVLGRKITWITADTETTPATGSRLAERFITREDCTILIGAVHSGVANAITQVAAKNGVIYLNTNSSAPSEAGENCSRIKFVWDGNGTNFSKASVANAVNSIGKKWMLLTNDYVWGHTTSAATKAQVEGAGGKIVDNLLVPQNTRDFTAYLLKIQQAKPDVVATAVGGDDIKALREQVAQLKLDGKPAWINNQQDWPDVWGSPDSLFGVFGTTWYHKLALPGVADFVKKWQATNKEGSIPVPGNVSYNGYMATRELLRAIERAGSTNNVKIIKELENLKVSATDRMQHFDAYMDPVTHQMQQTIYLARRNPKPADKTDLYEIISWTEPKAVADTDAQAKCKLVPYEQVPTVDS; encoded by the coding sequence ATGAAACAGCGTGAGATCTCGCGGCGAAGCGTTTTGCAGGGCAGCCTGATGGCCAGCGCCCTGGCGGGTACGGCGAGCTATTTCGGGCCGTGGAAGGAAAACCGTGTCTGGGCGCAAGGCGCCGCCAAGCCGATCAAGCTCGGCCTGACCTGCGATGCCAGTGGTCAATACGGCAACAGCGGGCAGGACGATTTGCGCGGAATCCAGATGGCGATCGACGAGGCCAACGCCAAAGGCGGCGTGCTCGGCCGCAAGATCACCTGGATCACGGCGGATACCGAAACAACGCCGGCCACCGGCAGCCGCCTCGCCGAGAGGTTCATCACAAGAGAAGACTGCACCATCCTGATCGGCGCGGTGCATTCAGGCGTCGCCAATGCCATCACCCAGGTCGCTGCCAAGAATGGCGTCATCTACCTGAACACGAATTCGTCCGCACCCAGCGAGGCGGGCGAGAACTGCTCACGCATCAAGTTCGTCTGGGACGGCAACGGCACCAATTTCTCCAAGGCCTCGGTCGCGAACGCCGTCAACTCGATCGGCAAGAAATGGATGCTGCTCACCAATGATTATGTGTGGGGCCACACCACCTCGGCGGCGACGAAAGCGCAGGTCGAAGGCGCCGGCGGCAAGATCGTCGACAATCTGCTGGTGCCGCAGAACACCCGCGACTTCACGGCCTACCTCTTGAAGATCCAGCAGGCGAAGCCGGATGTCGTGGCGACCGCGGTCGGCGGCGACGACATCAAGGCGCTGCGCGAGCAGGTCGCCCAGCTCAAGCTCGACGGTAAACCTGCCTGGATCAACAACCAGCAGGACTGGCCTGACGTCTGGGGCTCGCCCGACAGCCTGTTCGGCGTGTTCGGCACCACCTGGTATCACAAGCTGGCGCTGCCTGGCGTCGCTGATTTCGTCAAGAAATGGCAGGCCACCAACAAGGAGGGCTCGATTCCGGTGCCCGGCAATGTTTCCTACAACGGCTACATGGCCACACGGGAATTGCTGCGCGCGATCGAGCGCGCCGGCTCGACCAACAACGTCAAGATCATCAAGGAGCTTGAGAATCTGAAAGTCTCGGCAACTGACCGCATGCAGCATTTCGATGCCTATATGGATCCGGTGACGCACCAGATGCAGCAGACGATCTATCTGGCGCGGCGCAATCCCAAGCCTGCGGACAAGACCGATCTGTACGAAATCATCAGTTGGACCGAGCCAAAGGCTGTGGCCGATACCGATGCGCAGGCCAAGTGCAAGCTGGTCCCCTACGAGCAGGTTCCCACGGTTGATTCCTGA
- a CDS encoding ABC transporter ATP-binding protein: protein MILQVEAVDTFYGETQALFGASLSVERGKVFALLGPNGAGKTTMLRSILGLTRPRRGAVRFDGREVTHSPTHEIARGGIGWVPDDRRLCPTLSVARNLGIAQKRTKFRNWTVKEACEIFSPLEYLMERECENLSGGEMQMVAIARALVGSPGLILFDEPSQGLAPKIVGDVLATIRRLRNEGVASLVVEQNAEIALSVADQAAVIDRGRIAWSGEAATLRDDRGLRQRLLGVH from the coding sequence ATGATTCTCCAGGTAGAGGCGGTCGATACGTTTTACGGTGAGACGCAGGCGCTGTTCGGGGCGTCGCTATCTGTCGAGCGCGGCAAGGTATTTGCGCTATTGGGCCCTAACGGCGCTGGCAAGACCACGATGCTGCGCTCGATTCTGGGATTGACCCGTCCGCGCCGAGGCGCCGTCAGGTTCGACGGCCGCGAGGTCACGCATAGCCCGACGCATGAAATCGCGCGCGGCGGGATCGGCTGGGTGCCCGACGACCGGCGGCTGTGTCCGACACTCTCGGTGGCGCGCAATCTCGGCATTGCGCAGAAGCGGACGAAGTTCCGGAACTGGACCGTCAAGGAGGCGTGCGAAATCTTCTCGCCGCTCGAGTACCTCATGGAGCGCGAATGCGAAAACCTGTCGGGCGGCGAGATGCAAATGGTGGCGATCGCGCGCGCGCTCGTCGGATCGCCCGGACTGATCCTGTTCGACGAGCCGAGCCAGGGGCTCGCGCCGAAAATCGTTGGTGACGTGCTTGCGACCATCCGCAGGCTGCGGAACGAGGGCGTCGCCTCGCTCGTGGTCGAGCAGAATGCCGAGATCGCGCTGTCGGTCGCCGACCAAGCGGCCGTTATCGACCGCGGCCGGATCGCCTGGAGCGGCGAGGCCGCGACACTTCGTGACGACCGCGGCTTGCGCCAACGCCTGCTTGGAGTTCACTGA
- a CDS encoding Lrp/AsnC family transcriptional regulator, translating into MNELDRIDYRILTELLADARASQIELAEKVGLSPTACARRIRQLEESGIIRGYRADLEPTALGLVTTVVVTITLEKQSEDYLAAFEAAIARCPDVVSCHLMSGSDDYHLQVIARDIADFERIHKQHLSRMPGVARIHSSFAMREVVRRAIPETALRR; encoded by the coding sequence GTGAATGAGCTGGATCGCATTGATTATCGGATCCTGACCGAGCTCCTCGCTGACGCCCGGGCGAGCCAGATCGAGCTCGCCGAAAAGGTCGGACTATCGCCGACTGCCTGCGCGCGCCGCATCCGCCAACTCGAGGAAAGTGGGATTATCAGGGGCTATCGCGCCGATCTCGAGCCGACCGCGCTCGGGCTCGTCACGACCGTCGTCGTCACCATCACGCTGGAAAAACAGAGCGAGGATTACCTGGCGGCGTTCGAAGCGGCGATCGCCCGCTGTCCGGATGTCGTGTCCTGTCACTTGATGTCGGGCAGCGACGATTATCACTTGCAGGTCATCGCACGCGACATTGCGGACTTCGAGCGCATCCACAAGCAACATCTTTCACGGATGCCCGGGGTTGCGCGCATCCACTCGAGCTTTGCGATGCGCGAGGTGGTGCGCAGGGCCATCCCCGAGACAGCGTTGCGGCGCTAG
- a CDS encoding branched-chain amino acid ABC transporter permease, which translates to MIPAPQSDSTRLITPTMLVLWLVLATVPLWIARVGLYPYLGIEILIWSLYALAFNLVLGTAGLPSFGHGAYFGIGAYAFGLCQFNVVANLWICLVAAFAVAGLAGALVALFISHRRGIYYAFMTIAFGQIFWTLAIKSHKVTGGEDGLLKIARLPADFGFASFDLAGNVAFYYFVLIVFGIAVIALWRLVHSPYGRAIAAIKQSETRAAHLGYNVWLYKASIFALSAAISGFAGGLFAMAQLAAFPDVMSLHQSGYVVMMTLVGGGLVSFWGPVIGVFLFLIARDVIGAMTNAWMLYFGLLFIAVVLFRPEGVAGAIMATWQNRSLNSMRQQGGTALRLLFGGGRWR; encoded by the coding sequence ATGATCCCAGCTCCGCAATCCGATTCCACGCGGCTCATCACGCCGACCATGCTGGTGCTGTGGCTGGTGCTGGCCACCGTGCCGCTCTGGATCGCGCGTGTCGGCCTCTATCCCTATCTCGGGATCGAGATCCTGATCTGGTCGCTCTATGCGCTCGCGTTCAATCTCGTGCTGGGCACCGCCGGCCTGCCGTCGTTCGGCCACGGCGCCTATTTCGGCATTGGAGCCTATGCTTTCGGCCTCTGCCAGTTCAATGTCGTCGCCAATCTCTGGATCTGCCTTGTGGCTGCATTTGCTGTCGCGGGTTTGGCCGGCGCGCTGGTCGCGCTATTCATCTCGCACCGGCGGGGCATCTACTATGCCTTCATGACCATCGCCTTTGGCCAGATTTTCTGGACGCTCGCGATCAAGTCGCACAAGGTCACGGGAGGAGAGGATGGACTATTGAAGATCGCGCGGCTGCCCGCCGATTTTGGGTTTGCGTCGTTCGATCTCGCTGGCAATGTGGCATTCTACTATTTTGTCCTCATCGTCTTTGGAATCGCTGTTATCGCGCTGTGGCGGCTGGTGCATTCGCCCTATGGCCGGGCTATCGCGGCGATCAAGCAGAGCGAAACCCGCGCTGCGCATCTCGGCTATAACGTGTGGCTCTACAAGGCGTCGATCTTCGCGCTGTCGGCGGCGATATCAGGATTTGCCGGCGGCCTGTTCGCGATGGCGCAGCTTGCGGCGTTCCCTGATGTAATGAGTCTGCATCAGTCCGGCTACGTCGTGATGATGACGCTGGTCGGCGGCGGCCTCGTCAGCTTCTGGGGTCCCGTCATCGGCGTGTTTCTGTTCCTGATCGCGCGCGACGTGATCGGCGCCATGACGAACGCCTGGATGCTTTATTTCGGGCTGCTGTTCATCGCGGTCGTGCTCTTCCGGCCTGAGGGCGTTGCCGGAGCCATCATGGCCACGTGGCAGAACCGGTCGCTGAATTCGATGCGGCAGCAAGGCGGCACTGCGCTGCGTCTCTTGTTCGGAGGCGGACGATGGCGCTGA
- a CDS encoding branched-chain amino acid ABC transporter permease, giving the protein MFDLLPHILNGLTLGLLFALIALGFMLIVGLMEQINLAHGSLFALGAYFAMQLMGPRPPLPADLAQSWLALPLGWRYAATLILAPAAVGLVGIAIEFCMRRTYGKDPLYGLLLTFGAAMVIEEMIRLTWGTRDYVVQVPQAVSGGFIFGDLIWSTYRFYAAGIAAAVIGLVWLLIEKTSFGATVKAGAHDSEIVRALGINLTRLRLLVFVFGTMLAAVAGIIVAPIWGIRPHMGVDAVIPAFLVIVLGGVGSFWGAVVAGLLVGLAVGLSGAYASEWSLLSMYVLLVAVVTFRARGLWGKKSVLEA; this is encoded by the coding sequence TTGTTCGATCTTCTTCCGCACATCCTCAACGGCCTCACGCTCGGCCTCCTGTTCGCGTTGATCGCGCTCGGCTTCATGCTGATCGTAGGCCTCATGGAGCAGATCAATCTCGCGCACGGCTCGCTGTTCGCGCTCGGCGCCTATTTCGCCATGCAACTGATGGGGCCGCGCCCGCCGCTCCCGGCTGACCTTGCGCAGTCCTGGCTGGCATTGCCGCTCGGCTGGCGCTACGCCGCGACGCTGATCCTGGCGCCGGCCGCGGTCGGCCTTGTCGGGATCGCCATCGAATTCTGCATGCGCCGGACCTACGGCAAGGATCCGCTTTACGGTTTGCTGCTGACCTTTGGCGCCGCCATGGTGATCGAGGAGATGATCCGCCTGACCTGGGGCACGCGCGACTACGTGGTGCAGGTGCCGCAAGCGGTCAGTGGCGGTTTTATCTTCGGCGATCTGATCTGGTCGACCTACCGCTTCTATGCTGCGGGCATTGCAGCCGCGGTCATCGGACTGGTCTGGCTCCTGATTGAAAAGACCTCGTTCGGCGCCACCGTGAAGGCGGGTGCGCATGACAGCGAAATCGTGCGCGCGCTCGGCATCAACCTGACGCGGCTGCGGCTGCTCGTCTTCGTGTTCGGCACTATGCTGGCGGCCGTCGCCGGCATTATCGTGGCGCCGATCTGGGGCATACGCCCGCACATGGGCGTCGACGCCGTCATTCCGGCATTCCTGGTAATCGTGCTCGGCGGCGTCGGCAGTTTCTGGGGCGCGGTCGTTGCCGGCCTTCTGGTCGGGCTCGCCGTCGGTCTGTCCGGCGCCTACGCCTCCGAGTGGTCGTTGCTATCGATGTACGTGTTGCTGGTGGCGGTCGTGACGTTCAGGGCGCGCGGGCTCTGGGGCAAGAAAAGCGTGCTCGAGGCCTGA
- a CDS encoding SDR family NAD(P)-dependent oxidoreductase translates to MASQDERSLKGKVALVTGAGRGLGRAFAERLAAMGADVAIHGMREHGPAEYGEGSTLTAVAEAVASAHRVRTIRVLGDLTQGADIARVVETTTKQLGPIDILVHNAGGDIAAKGGKPDPNDAVGIREEDVRAVLDRNLLSTILTCQAVAKEMMPRRQGRIVTIGSVAAFKGRTNGSIYAVAKAGMTHYTRCLADQLRSYDITVNCIAPGDTRTGRFMGTRAVDQNRMVETGTLDRIATVDEVARVVEVFAGPLGAFVSGQVLRVDGGGQCWAA, encoded by the coding sequence ATGGCATCACAGGACGAGCGGTCGCTGAAGGGCAAGGTTGCGCTGGTCACCGGCGCGGGCCGCGGGCTCGGCCGCGCCTTCGCTGAACGGCTGGCGGCGATGGGTGCCGATGTCGCCATCCATGGCATGCGCGAACACGGCCCAGCCGAATATGGCGAGGGATCGACGCTGACGGCGGTCGCGGAAGCGGTGGCGTCGGCACATAGAGTACGCACCATCCGCGTACTCGGCGACCTTACGCAAGGCGCCGACATCGCGCGTGTCGTCGAGACCACGACGAAGCAACTGGGTCCGATCGACATTCTCGTTCACAATGCAGGTGGCGACATTGCGGCCAAAGGCGGCAAGCCGGATCCGAACGACGCCGTCGGCATTCGCGAAGAGGATGTTCGCGCGGTGCTCGATCGCAACCTGCTCTCAACCATCCTGACCTGCCAGGCTGTGGCCAAGGAAATGATGCCACGGCGTCAGGGCCGCATCGTCACCATCGGTTCGGTCGCAGCCTTCAAGGGCCGCACAAACGGCTCGATCTATGCGGTTGCGAAAGCGGGCATGACGCATTACACGCGCTGCCTCGCCGATCAGCTCCGATCCTACGACATCACGGTAAACTGCATCGCGCCCGGCGACACCCGTACCGGACGCTTCATGGGCACGCGCGCGGTGGATCAGAACCGGATGGTGGAAACCGGCACGCTCGATCGCATCGCGACCGTCGACGAAGTCGCGCGCGTCGTCGAAGTGTTCGCAGGTCCGTTGGGCGCGTTCGTCTCGGGCCAGGTGCTGCGCGTTGACGGCGGAGGACAGTGCTGGGCAGCGTGA
- a CDS encoding ABC transporter ATP-binding protein, whose amino-acid sequence MALIEVSGVHVRFGDRVVLESIDLTVPEGEFHGLMGPNGAGKTTFFNVLTGRVKPSRGSIRFDGEDVTGLSSHRIAAKGVARSFQIMTLFDEFSARENVMVGLPGFRARGFDIRHAAAGDRLFAEKASEILVTVGLADKGDTRAKDLSYGDRRALEIAVALGQGPRVLCLDEPTSGLGSDGVQRLATLVGRLKGKLTIVAIEHDMEFLFSLADRISVIHWGQVVARGEPHELQQNEWVKRSNLGRFA is encoded by the coding sequence ATGGCGCTGATCGAAGTTTCCGGCGTTCATGTTCGCTTCGGCGACCGCGTCGTGCTTGAAAGCATCGACCTGACAGTGCCCGAGGGGGAGTTCCACGGCCTGATGGGGCCGAACGGCGCCGGTAAGACCACATTCTTCAACGTGCTCACCGGCCGCGTCAAGCCGAGCCGTGGCTCGATCCGGTTCGACGGCGAGGATGTGACGGGGTTGAGCTCGCATCGCATTGCAGCCAAAGGCGTCGCCCGCTCGTTCCAGATCATGACACTGTTCGACGAGTTTTCCGCGCGCGAGAATGTCATGGTCGGCCTGCCGGGCTTTCGCGCCCGCGGATTCGATATACGCCACGCCGCTGCCGGCGATCGCTTGTTTGCCGAGAAGGCTTCCGAGATACTTGTTACCGTTGGCCTCGCCGACAAGGGCGATACCCGCGCCAAGGATCTCAGCTATGGCGACCGCCGTGCGCTCGAGATCGCAGTCGCGCTGGGGCAGGGACCCCGCGTGTTGTGCCTGGACGAGCCAACCTCCGGGCTTGGCTCGGACGGCGTACAGCGCCTCGCGACGCTGGTTGGGCGGCTCAAGGGCAAGCTCACGATCGTGGCCATCGAGCACGACATGGAATTCCTGTTCTCGCTGGCCGACCGCATTTCCGTGATCCATTGGGGCCAAGTGGTCGCGCGCGGCGAGCCGCACGAGCTGCAGCAGAACGAATGGGTCAAGCGCTCTAACCTCGGGAGGTTCGCATGA
- a CDS encoding YbhB/YbcL family Raf kinase inhibitor-like protein: MVFKLTSPAFDDDQPIPVKYTCDGQNVSPPLQWSDPPPGTKSFALIVEDPDAPSGTFRHWGLYNIMGERTMLPEAIGHGPKTERLGKGVNDFGELGYGGPAPPKGHGVHHYHFKLAALDVDELSRSPSMPVLDIWNAAEKHAIGQAELVGTYRR, translated from the coding sequence ATGGTATTCAAGTTGACGAGTCCTGCATTCGACGACGACCAGCCGATTCCGGTCAAATACACTTGCGATGGCCAGAATGTATCTCCGCCACTTCAATGGTCGGATCCGCCGCCGGGTACGAAGAGCTTCGCCCTTATCGTCGAGGACCCGGACGCACCGTCCGGCACGTTTCGGCATTGGGGCCTCTACAACATCATGGGCGAGCGTACGATGCTGCCGGAAGCCATCGGTCACGGGCCAAAGACGGAGCGTCTCGGCAAGGGCGTGAACGATTTCGGCGAACTGGGCTATGGTGGGCCCGCTCCGCCCAAGGGCCATGGTGTGCATCACTATCATTTCAAGCTGGCAGCTTTGGACGTCGACGAACTGTCGCGTTCGCCCAGCATGCCGGTACTCGACATCTGGAACGCAGCGGAGAAGCACGCGATCGGCCAGGCCGAACTCGTCGGGACGTACCGCAGGTAG
- a CDS encoding MurR/RpiR family transcriptional regulator, with protein sequence MDKPAGTAMSYDELRGAIAQRHRALSGRLQQIAEFVLDHPTDVALGTVAEIAERSGVPPSAIVRFAHAFGFGGFTQMQQVFRTRLVAGVAPSYKARLARMKSEEKSVLGRKPAAVLGRFVAEAQSSLVTLSQSAHERQLEAAIMILAKARDIYLLGLGGSFPVATHLAYVLRKLGRRVVLLDGTGGSIHEQSHPATSEDALVAISFRNYYPDTARLFPELVARNVPAISITDSLLSPIVEGASVVFEIQDMPEPALRTLVAPMCLVQALAIGLDLAAD encoded by the coding sequence ATGGACAAACCTGCCGGCACGGCGATGAGTTATGACGAACTGCGCGGCGCGATTGCCCAGCGGCATCGCGCTTTATCCGGCCGTCTGCAGCAGATCGCCGAATTCGTCCTGGATCATCCGACCGACGTCGCGTTGGGCACGGTGGCGGAGATCGCCGAGCGTTCCGGCGTGCCTCCCTCGGCCATCGTTCGCTTCGCTCATGCTTTCGGCTTTGGCGGCTTCACCCAGATGCAGCAGGTGTTTCGAACGCGCCTCGTGGCCGGCGTGGCGCCAAGCTACAAGGCGCGGCTGGCGCGCATGAAGAGCGAGGAAAAATCGGTCCTCGGCCGCAAACCAGCGGCAGTACTGGGCCGCTTCGTCGCGGAAGCCCAATCAAGCCTGGTGACGTTGAGCCAGTCGGCCCATGAGCGGCAGCTCGAAGCCGCCATCATGATATTGGCGAAGGCGCGCGACATTTATCTGCTGGGCCTCGGCGGCTCGTTTCCAGTAGCAACGCATCTGGCTTATGTGCTGCGGAAACTCGGGCGGCGCGTGGTGTTGCTGGACGGCACCGGCGGCAGCATCCACGAACAATCGCATCCGGCCACTTCCGAAGACGCGCTGGTCGCGATCAGCTTCCGCAACTATTACCCTGATACGGCGCGGCTATTTCCCGAACTAGTGGCCCGCAACGTGCCGGCGATCTCCATCACCGACAGTCTGCTGAGCCCGATCGTTGAGGGCGCCTCGGTCGTGTTCGAAATCCAGGACATGCCGGAGCCGGCGCTACGCACTCTGGTCGCGCCTATGTGCCTCGTGCAGGCGCTCGCGATCGGCCTCGATCTCGCCGCAGACTGA
- the ald gene encoding alanine dehydrogenase — protein MRIGVPKEIKVEEYRVGLTPASVREYVTRGHDVIVEQGAGIGIGASDDFYRSAGAAIVDTAAEIFATADMVVKVKEPQPSEWRQLRDNQILFTYLHLAPDAAQTKGLLASGCTAIAYETVTDAHGGLPLLAPMSEVAGRLAIEAAGAALRTSADGMGKLIGGVPGVAPSRIAVIGGGVVGTHAARMAAGLGADIVILDRSLPRLRVLDEMFQGRVRTRYATLEAIEEEVIGADVVIGAVLVPGASAPKLVSRAHLARMKHRAVLVDVAIDQGGCFEASRPTTHQAPTYLVDEIVHYCVANMPGAVPVTSSHALNNATLPFGLALAEKGIRALIEDPHLRAGLNVHRGQITNRAVADSQNLPAAAPEAILAA, from the coding sequence ATGCGGATCGGTGTGCCCAAGGAAATCAAGGTCGAGGAATATCGCGTTGGTCTGACGCCGGCTTCGGTGCGGGAATACGTGACGCGGGGACACGACGTGATCGTCGAGCAGGGTGCCGGGATCGGCATTGGCGCGAGCGATGATTTCTACCGTTCGGCCGGCGCCGCAATCGTGGATACGGCCGCGGAAATCTTCGCGACCGCCGACATGGTGGTCAAGGTCAAGGAGCCGCAGCCGAGCGAATGGCGCCAGCTTCGCGACAATCAGATCCTCTTTACCTATTTGCACCTTGCGCCGGATGCGGCGCAGACCAAGGGGCTTCTGGCATCCGGCTGCACTGCGATCGCTTACGAGACGGTGACGGACGCCCATGGAGGGCTTCCTCTGCTCGCGCCGATGAGCGAAGTGGCAGGACGGTTGGCGATCGAGGCGGCAGGCGCGGCCTTGCGGACATCGGCGGACGGCATGGGCAAGCTGATCGGCGGGGTGCCCGGCGTGGCGCCGAGCAGGATCGCGGTGATCGGCGGCGGCGTGGTCGGCACGCATGCCGCGCGGATGGCCGCAGGCCTCGGTGCCGATATCGTTATCCTGGACCGCTCGCTGCCGCGCCTTCGCGTTCTTGACGAGATGTTCCAGGGGCGCGTGCGCACGCGCTATGCAACGCTGGAAGCGATCGAAGAGGAAGTGATCGGGGCCGATGTCGTCATCGGCGCCGTGCTGGTGCCGGGCGCCAGCGCGCCGAAGCTCGTCTCGCGCGCGCATCTCGCCCGCATGAAACACCGTGCCGTGCTGGTCGATGTCGCGATCGACCAGGGCGGCTGCTTCGAGGCGTCGCGGCCGACCACCCATCAGGCGCCGACCTATCTCGTCGACGAGATCGTGCACTATTGCGTCGCCAACATGCCGGGCGCGGTACCGGTGACGTCGAGCCACGCGCTCAACAATGCCACGCTGCCGTTCGGCCTTGCGCTGGCCGAAAAGGGCATCCGCGCGCTGATCGAGGATCCGCATCTGCGCGCCGGACTTAACGTGCACCGCGGACAGATCACCAATCGCGCGGTCGCCGATAGCCAGAATTTGCCTGCAGCTGCACCCGAAGCGATTTTGGCGGCGTGA
- a CDS encoding phosphoribosyltransferase yields the protein MASAREQLSEVLAGPHHLAGILGVPHDAAGIVIFAHGSGSGRLSPRNNQVAAALREAGFATLLLDLLSPEEEQDRGNVFDIPLLASRLADAADWTRDRPELAKFPIGYFGASTGAAAALVAAADRQNVQAVVSRGGRPDLAGEALHGVRAPTLLIVGGADLPVISLNRSAFAELSCEKDLVIVPNATHLFEEPGTLEQVTQHATRWFRQFLASPLSDEVIDADTVFNDRQDAGRRLASALMKFKDKDAVVLALPRGGVPVAFEVAQALHAKLDVALVRKIGAPGHEELGLGAVVDGAHPQVVLNEDIVREIQPGAAYLEAETARQLAEIERRRRLYRDDDPPPEIAGRTTIVVDDGIATGGTVKAVLRALARAKPGRLVLAVPVAPRESLDELSAEADEIICLMSPDPFFAVGMHYRDFRQTSDQEVTELLHRSKASSPNQARA from the coding sequence ATGGCGAGTGCACGGGAACAGCTCAGCGAGGTCCTGGCCGGTCCGCACCACCTTGCGGGCATTTTGGGCGTGCCTCACGATGCGGCCGGCATCGTGATTTTTGCGCATGGCAGCGGTAGCGGCCGTCTAAGCCCCCGCAACAACCAGGTCGCAGCGGCTCTCCGTGAAGCCGGCTTTGCCACGCTGCTGCTCGATCTCCTCAGCCCGGAGGAGGAACAGGACCGCGGCAATGTATTCGATATCCCGCTGTTGGCATCACGGCTTGCAGATGCCGCGGACTGGACCCGCGACAGGCCGGAGCTCGCGAAGTTTCCGATTGGCTATTTCGGCGCCAGCACCGGCGCAGCGGCCGCGCTGGTCGCGGCTGCCGACCGGCAGAACGTTCAAGCTGTGGTTTCGCGCGGCGGTCGCCCGGACCTCGCCGGAGAAGCGCTGCACGGCGTCAGGGCGCCGACCCTGTTGATCGTCGGCGGAGCCGACCTGCCGGTGATTTCGCTCAACCGTTCGGCTTTTGCGGAGCTCTCTTGCGAGAAGGACCTCGTGATCGTGCCGAACGCGACGCACTTGTTCGAAGAACCCGGCACGCTCGAGCAGGTGACGCAACATGCCACGCGCTGGTTCCGGCAATTCCTGGCGTCGCCCCTCTCGGATGAGGTGATCGATGCCGATACGGTTTTCAACGACCGGCAAGATGCCGGACGCCGGCTGGCCTCGGCGCTCATGAAGTTCAAAGACAAGGACGCGGTCGTGCTCGCGCTGCCGCGCGGGGGCGTACCCGTCGCGTTCGAGGTTGCGCAAGCGCTGCACGCCAAGCTCGACGTAGCGCTCGTGCGCAAGATCGGCGCGCCGGGACATGAGGAGCTCGGGCTCGGCGCGGTCGTCGACGGCGCCCACCCGCAGGTCGTGCTCAATGAAGACATCGTTCGCGAGATTCAACCGGGCGCCGCCTACCTGGAAGCCGAGACTGCCCGCCAGCTTGCCGAAATCGAACGCCGCCGGCGCCTTTACCGCGACGATGATCCGCCGCCAGAGATCGCCGGCCGCACGACCATTGTGGTCGACGACGGCATCGCCACCGGCGGAACCGTGAAAGCCGTGCTGAGAGCGCTCGCACGGGCGAAGCCCGGCCGTCTCGTTCTTGCGGTGCCGGTCGCGCCACGCGAGTCGCTGGACGAACTGAGTGCGGAGGCAGACGAGATCATTTGTCTCATGAGCCCCGATCCGTTCTTTGCAGTCGGCATGCACTATAGGGATTTCCGCCAGACTTCGGATCAGGAAGTTACCGAGCTGTTGCATCGTTCCAAGGCCAGCAGCCCGAACCAGGCGCGTGCGTGA